In Clostridium sp. JN-1, one genomic interval encodes:
- the spoVAE gene encoding stage V sporulation protein AE, with amino-acid sequence MEKLLWAFIVGGGICVIGQLMMDVFKLTPAHTTCTLVVIGAILGGFGLYEPLVKFAGAGASVPISSFGNALVKGALFEAEQTGVIGILTGIFKITSAGISSAIIFAFIAALIFKPKG; translated from the coding sequence ATGGAAAAGTTACTATGGGCATTCATCGTTGGTGGTGGAATATGCGTTATAGGACAATTAATGATGGATGTATTTAAACTTACGCCTGCACACACTACATGTACTTTGGTAGTAATTGGAGCTATTTTAGGCGGTTTTGGATTATATGAACCTCTTGTTAAGTTTGCAGGTGCAGGTGCTTCAGTACCCATAAGCAGCTTTGGCAATGCCCTGGTTAAAGGTGCATTATTTGAGGCAGAGCAAACAGGTGTAATAGGAATTCTAACAGGAATATTCAAAATAACTAGTGCTGGAATTTCATCTGCTATAATCTTTGCATTCATTGCAGCATTGATATTTAAGCCTAAAGGTTAA
- a CDS encoding DUF1657 domain-containing protein, with amino-acid sequence MAVGSKVKQTLASLKGVESTLRLYSLQSANEEERMVYKKALKTAESVIQDLEYRIKEIEFEEPQYKGN; translated from the coding sequence ATGGCAGTTGGCTCGAAAGTAAAGCAAACATTAGCAAGTTTAAAAGGCGTAGAAAGCACATTAAGATTATATTCCCTACAAAGTGCAAATGAAGAAGAAAGAATGGTCTATAAGAAGGCTCTAAAAACAGCAGAATCAGTTATTCAGGATTTAGAATATAGAATAAAAGAAATAGAGTTTGAAGAACCCCAATATAAGGGTAACTAA
- a CDS encoding DUF421 domain-containing protein, which yields MQSWVTVLLRTIIVFFVALAIVRLMGKGSISRAAPFKFVSYIVISIIISLVLLGLVTSVSHYLIILVTWIILTFVLDYLSLKSKWFHDFINGKETVLIKHGKVMEEHLKEVRFTGEELLRELRSRNAFNLADVEFAVMETTGEINVLLKSDKKPITPHDLQRKVAPLSEPQTIILDGTILDEPLSTRGLNREWLNAELSKVGVSSDNVFIGQVDSSGDLFIDLFDDAIQVNKPQVKELLYASISKCQADLLTFSLESDDPKVKNMYSVNARKLKKMMDKLEAYLLR from the coding sequence ATGCAAAGTTGGGTTACAGTGCTGTTAAGGACCATAATTGTATTTTTTGTAGCACTAGCAATAGTAAGACTTATGGGTAAAGGGAGTATATCAAGAGCAGCGCCATTTAAATTTGTAAGTTATATTGTAATTTCTATTATCATTTCTCTTGTTTTATTAGGTTTGGTAACAAGTGTATCCCATTACCTCATTATCCTGGTTACTTGGATTATACTAACTTTTGTCTTAGATTATCTCTCATTAAAGAGTAAGTGGTTTCATGACTTTATCAATGGAAAAGAAACAGTATTAATTAAACATGGTAAAGTTATGGAAGAACATTTAAAGGAAGTAAGATTTACCGGTGAAGAACTTTTAAGAGAATTGCGGTCAAGAAATGCTTTTAATTTAGCAGATGTAGAGTTTGCTGTTATGGAAACCACTGGCGAGATAAATGTTTTACTAAAGTCAGATAAAAAGCCCATTACACCGCATGATTTACAAAGGAAAGTTGCTCCTTTATCTGAGCCTCAAACTATAATATTAGATGGGACAATTCTTGATGAACCCCTGTCAACTAGAGGATTAAATCGAGAGTGGTTAAATGCTGAACTGTCAAAGGTTGGAGTAAGCAGTGATAATGTTTTTATTGGTCAAGTAGACTCTTCAGGTGATTTGTTTATTGACCTGTTTGATGATGCCATACAAGTTAATAAACCTCAGGTAAAAGAGCTGCTGTATGCAAGTATTTCAAAATGTCAAGCTGATCTTCTAACTTTTTCATTAGAAAGTGATGATCCTAAAGTTAAAAATATGTATTCTGTGAATGCCAGAAAGCTCAAAAAAATGATGGATAAATTAGAAGCATATTTATTACGCTAA
- the spoVAC gene encoding stage V sporulation protein AC has protein sequence MSNKKKKKLTPTQQEYQNFTKDMEPKRHVLKNCIRAFFVGGFICTIGQLLQWFFMKYFNFTEKTAGDPATAVLIIIAVLLTGFGVFDHIAQWAGAGTAIPITGFANTMASAAIEHKTEGYVLGVGGNMFKLSGPVITYGVFSAFVVALVKITIKWLGGM, from the coding sequence ATGTCAAATAAGAAAAAGAAAAAGCTTACCCCTACTCAGCAGGAATATCAAAATTTTACAAAGGACATGGAACCTAAGCGGCATGTTTTAAAAAATTGTATAAGGGCATTTTTTGTTGGGGGTTTTATATGTACAATTGGTCAATTACTTCAGTGGTTTTTCATGAAATATTTTAACTTTACAGAGAAGACTGCAGGAGATCCTGCCACAGCAGTTTTAATTATAATCGCAGTTTTACTTACTGGCTTTGGAGTCTTTGATCATATTGCACAATGGGCAGGAGCAGGTACTGCTATTCCAATTACAGGATTTGCAAATACTATGGCGTCTGCTGCAATTGAACATAAAACCGAAGGATATGTATTGGGTGTTGGAGGAAATATGTTTAAACTTTCTGGACCAGTAATAACTTATGGGGTCTTTTCAGCCTTTGTTGTTGCACTAGTAAAAATAACTATAAAGTGGTTAGGTGGTATGTAA
- the spoVAD gene encoding stage V sporulation protein AD translates to MLKGHQTWVFNSKPVIIASAAVGGPFESKGPLADDFDILHEDTWLGQDSFEKAEKKMIEQACETAINKANIKKEDIQFFISGDLMNQIISSSFAARTLGIPFLGIYGACSSAMEGLALASQLVDSNCAKYVITSASSHNMAAEKLYRYPTEYGAQKPPTAQWTVTGAGAGLVAQKGTGPRVVSATIGRVVDMGLTDPFNMGAAMAPAAVATIEAHFRDLNIDPSYYDVIATGDLGSVGHEIASELLKKHGLEIPKEIFTDCGLLIYKGTQPVMAGGSGCGCSAAVTYGHFLKRMLKGELKRILIVATGALLSPLSYQQKESIPCIAHAVSIEI, encoded by the coding sequence ATGCTCAAAGGTCATCAAACATGGGTTTTTAACTCTAAACCAGTAATTATAGCCTCTGCTGCAGTAGGTGGACCATTTGAATCTAAAGGTCCATTAGCTGATGATTTTGATATTCTGCATGAAGATACTTGGTTAGGACAGGATAGCTTTGAAAAAGCAGAAAAAAAGATGATAGAACAAGCATGTGAAACAGCAATTAACAAAGCGAACATAAAAAAAGAGGATATTCAATTTTTTATCAGTGGAGACTTAATGAATCAAATTATATCTAGCAGCTTTGCTGCCCGCACTCTTGGGATACCATTCTTAGGTATTTATGGTGCTTGCTCAAGTGCTATGGAAGGTCTTGCACTAGCTTCTCAATTAGTTGACAGCAATTGTGCAAAATATGTAATAACATCTGCATCCAGCCATAATATGGCGGCAGAAAAACTATACAGGTATCCTACAGAGTATGGTGCCCAAAAGCCTCCAACAGCTCAGTGGACAGTAACGGGAGCTGGGGCAGGTTTGGTAGCTCAAAAAGGTACGGGTCCAAGAGTTGTTTCAGCAACCATTGGCAGGGTAGTAGATATGGGACTTACGGATCCTTTTAATATGGGAGCAGCAATGGCACCAGCAGCAGTGGCTACAATAGAAGCACATTTTAGAGATTTAAATATAGATCCATCTTATTATGATGTTATTGCAACTGGAGATTTAGGAAGTGTTGGACACGAAATTGCCAGTGAACTTTTAAAAAAGCATGGACTTGAAATTCCAAAAGAAATATTTACAGACTGTGGACTATTGATATACAAGGGAACTCAGCCTGTAATGGCTGGTGGGAGTGGATGTGGTTGTTCAGCTGCCGTTACTTATGGACATTTTCTTAAACGTATGCTGAAAGGAGAACTAAAGAGAATATTAATTGTTGCAACAGGTGCATTATTATCACCTCTATCCTACCAGCAGAAAGAAAGCATACCTTGTATTGCCCATGCGGTATCAATAGAAATATAA
- a CDS encoding DUF1657 domain-containing protein, whose amino-acid sequence MTVGTQMQQAIAGIQSAAATMKTFALETEDKKAKQDFQQIAQNLDCALTTLKGRQKYIEQQEPQYKQC is encoded by the coding sequence ATGACAGTAGGAACACAGATGCAACAAGCTATTGCAGGCATACAAAGTGCTGCTGCAACAATGAAAACCTTTGCTCTAGAAACAGAGGATAAGAAAGCAAAACAAGATTTCCAGCAAATAGCTCAAAATCTTGATTGTGCACTAACAACACTAAAAGGAAGGCAAAAATATATTGAGCAGCAAGAACCTCAATATAAGCAATGTTAG
- a CDS encoding DUF4363 family protein, which translates to MRRFFVIFTPIAIIAMSIIISLSGGFLKHPQGDWDNVPKYLETTTKAVMSDDWTLAEQNESKLETAWKTVAKRIQFSGERGEIHNLTVSINRLKASITAKDKSAALMELSESNEHWDGLCK; encoded by the coding sequence ATGAGAAGATTTTTTGTTATATTTACTCCTATAGCTATAATAGCAATGTCGATTATAATTTCACTTAGTGGTGGATTTCTTAAACACCCTCAAGGAGATTGGGACAATGTTCCAAAGTATCTCGAAACAACTACAAAAGCAGTAATGTCAGATGACTGGACATTAGCGGAGCAAAATGAGAGCAAATTAGAAACAGCCTGGAAAACTGTTGCTAAACGAATTCAATTTAGTGGTGAGAGAGGTGAAATACATAACTTAACTGTAAGTATTAATCGACTTAAAGCTTCTATCACTGCTAAAGATAAATCTGCAGCTTTAATGGAATTAAGTGAATCCAATGAACATTGGGATGGATTATGTAAATAG
- a CDS encoding DUF421 domain-containing protein → MNEGLVTLVRSIVAFLLLIVYARFLGKKQISQLTLFDYVLGITIGSMAASISLDLSSRIWPQWVALTTWTVAGLAVDLLTTKSRFAAKCIEGEPTILIMNGVILENNMRKLRYNTTNLLQQLRSKDIFDLNEVHFAVLEPNGDLSVLKKPELQPVTAKDMNIPVSKTGLGIELIYDGIVVDLNLKQINRDRYWLMSELKKFGVKDPSEVFLATYEASGSLYVDKYKDRIKKPIVVGDFKGPY, encoded by the coding sequence ATGAACGAAGGACTTGTAACACTTGTAAGATCGATAGTTGCTTTTTTATTATTAATAGTATATGCACGTTTTCTAGGTAAAAAGCAAATAAGTCAGCTTACTCTTTTCGATTATGTACTAGGAATTACTATTGGGTCAATGGCTGCTTCTATATCATTAGATTTATCGAGTAGAATATGGCCGCAGTGGGTTGCACTTACTACTTGGACGGTCGCTGGCTTAGCTGTTGATTTGCTGACAACTAAATCACGGTTTGCCGCAAAATGTATAGAAGGGGAACCAACAATACTAATAATGAATGGTGTTATATTAGAAAATAATATGCGTAAATTAAGATATAATACCACAAATTTACTTCAGCAATTGAGAAGTAAAGATATATTTGATTTAAATGAAGTTCACTTTGCAGTCTTAGAACCAAATGGTGATCTTTCTGTCTTAAAAAAACCCGAGCTGCAGCCAGTTACAGCCAAAGATATGAACATTCCTGTGTCTAAAACAGGATTAGGGATAGAATTAATTTATGATGGAATAGTAGTGGATCTAAATTTAAAACAAATAAATCGTGATCGTTATTGGTTAATGTCTGAACTTAAGAAATTTGGAGTAAAGGACCCTTCTGAAGTATTCCTAGCAACCTATGAGGCATCAGGTTCTCTATATGTAGACAAATATAAGGATAGGATAAAAAAGCCTATAGTTGTGGGAGATTTTAAAGGACCATATTAG
- a CDS encoding valine--tRNA ligase codes for MEESKNIAKTYDPQEFEDRIYKNWEEKGYFTPNNDENKKPYTIVLPPPNITGKLHLGHALDDTIQDILIRTKRMQGYNVLWLPGEDHASIATEVKVEKELLKKGLKKKEMGREAFLKEVWKWSDEYRERIRKQIKKLGASVDFTRERFTMDEKLNKAVRTVFVKLYNDGLIYQGNRIINWCPKCQTALSDAEIEYTEEKGHLWHIKYPVVGSDEYLEIATTRPETMLGDTAVAVNPKDERYTHLIGKTLILPLVNREIPVIADDYVDLEFGTGAVKITPAHDPNDYGVGKRHDLEEIIIMNPNGTIKFPGTKYDGLDRYEARDVIVKDLEEQGFLVSVEELDHNVGCHDRCGSVVEPMISKQWFVKMESLAKPAIEVVKNKKVKFVPERFDKTYFNWMENIKDWCISRQLWWGHRIPVWYCKDCGEIIVSVDTPHECTKCGSQNLEQDKDVLDTWFSSALWPFSTLGWPDQTQDLKYFYPNNTLVTGYDIIFFWVARMVFSGLYCMNDIPFDHVLIHGIVRDSQGRKMSKSLGNGVDPIDVINEFGADALRFTLISGNAPGNDIRYYPERVEASRNFANKIWNASRFVLMNLDEDVMNKYKDCKNYTEADKWILSRMNKVVKEVTDNIEKFELGIAAQKIYDFIWGEFCDWYIELVKPVMYGDNQEAKGVAFNVLNEVLTTSLQLLHPIMPFITEEIYTHLNTKYESITISKWPEYREEIDDPKAESDMEYIIEAIKSLRNVRTEMNVPPSRKAKIMVYVTENNAKQAFQNGIPYFEKIASASKVEFLDDKSGISKNVVSVVTRGAEIFMPLLELIDLEKELERLNKEKQRLEKEIERVQKKLSNEKFVAKAPQKVVDEEKNKGKKYSQMLEEVIERLNNLSK; via the coding sequence ATGGAAGAATCGAAGAATATTGCAAAGACATATGATCCACAAGAGTTTGAAGATAGGATTTATAAGAATTGGGAAGAAAAGGGATACTTTACACCTAACAATGATGAAAATAAAAAACCTTATACTATAGTTTTACCGCCGCCAAATATTACTGGAAAACTTCACTTAGGTCATGCACTAGATGATACTATTCAAGATATACTTATAAGAACAAAGAGGATGCAGGGATACAATGTATTATGGCTTCCAGGTGAAGATCATGCAAGTATAGCAACAGAAGTTAAAGTCGAAAAAGAACTTCTCAAAAAAGGCTTAAAGAAAAAGGAAATGGGAAGAGAGGCTTTCTTAAAAGAGGTATGGAAATGGTCAGATGAATACAGAGAGAGAATAAGGAAGCAAATTAAAAAATTAGGAGCTTCAGTTGACTTTACAAGAGAAAGATTCACTATGGATGAAAAGTTAAATAAAGCAGTTAGAACTGTATTTGTAAAGTTATACAATGATGGCCTCATATATCAGGGAAATAGAATTATAAACTGGTGCCCAAAATGTCAAACTGCTTTGTCTGATGCTGAAATTGAGTATACCGAGGAAAAAGGCCATCTTTGGCACATAAAGTATCCTGTAGTTGGAAGCGACGAATACCTTGAAATAGCAACGACAAGACCTGAAACAATGCTTGGAGATACTGCAGTTGCAGTAAATCCCAAAGATGAAAGATATACACACTTAATTGGAAAAACATTAATTCTTCCATTAGTTAATAGAGAAATTCCAGTTATAGCAGATGATTATGTTGACCTTGAATTTGGAACAGGTGCAGTTAAAATAACTCCAGCTCATGATCCTAATGATTATGGAGTAGGAAAGAGACATGATCTTGAAGAAATAATTATTATGAATCCAAATGGAACAATTAAATTTCCTGGAACTAAATATGATGGACTTGATAGATATGAAGCTAGAGATGTAATAGTTAAAGATCTAGAAGAACAAGGATTTTTAGTAAGTGTTGAAGAACTTGACCACAATGTAGGCTGTCATGATAGATGCGGAAGCGTAGTAGAACCTATGATTTCAAAGCAGTGGTTTGTAAAGATGGAATCTCTTGCAAAACCAGCAATAGAAGTTGTAAAAAATAAAAAAGTTAAGTTTGTGCCAGAAAGGTTTGACAAGACATACTTTAACTGGATGGAGAATATAAAGGATTGGTGTATATCAAGACAGCTTTGGTGGGGGCATAGAATTCCAGTATGGTATTGTAAAGACTGCGGAGAAATTATTGTATCAGTCGATACACCGCATGAATGTACTAAATGTGGAAGTCAAAATTTAGAGCAGGATAAAGATGTACTTGATACTTGGTTTAGTTCAGCACTTTGGCCTTTCTCTACACTTGGATGGCCAGATCAAACTCAAGACTTAAAGTATTTTTATCCTAATAATACACTTGTTACAGGATACGACATAATATTCTTCTGGGTAGCAAGAATGGTATTCTCTGGACTTTACTGTATGAATGATATACCATTTGACCATGTATTAATACACGGTATAGTAAGAGATTCACAAGGAAGAAAAATGTCTAAATCTCTTGGAAATGGTGTTGATCCAATAGATGTAATAAATGAATTTGGTGCTGATGCACTTAGATTTACTTTAATAAGTGGAAATGCACCGGGAAATGATATAAGATATTATCCTGAAAGAGTAGAAGCATCTAGAAACTTTGCAAATAAGATATGGAATGCTTCAAGATTTGTTCTCATGAACTTAGATGAAGATGTGATGAATAAATATAAAGATTGTAAGAATTATACTGAAGCGGATAAATGGATATTATCTAGAATGAATAAAGTTGTAAAGGAAGTAACAGATAACATAGAAAAATTTGAACTTGGAATTGCAGCACAAAAGATTTATGACTTTATATGGGGTGAATTCTGTGACTGGTATATTGAACTTGTAAAACCAGTTATGTATGGAGATAATCAAGAAGCTAAGGGAGTGGCATTTAATGTATTAAATGAAGTATTGACTACAAGCTTACAATTATTACATCCAATAATGCCATTTATTACAGAAGAGATATATACTCATTTAAATACAAAGTATGAATCAATAACAATTTCAAAATGGCCTGAATACAGAGAAGAAATTGATGATCCAAAAGCTGAAAGTGATATGGAATATATTATAGAAGCTATAAAATCACTTAGAAATGTTAGAACTGAAATGAATGTTCCTCCTTCAAGAAAAGCTAAAATTATGGTATATGTTACTGAAAATAATGCAAAACAAGCATTTCAAAATGGTATACCATATTTTGAAAAAATTGCATCAGCTAGCAAGGTTGAATTTTTGGATGATAAAAGTGGAATTTCTAAAAATGTAGTTTCAGTTGTTACAAGAGGTGCAGAAATATTTATGCCTTTACTTGAACTTATTGATCTTGAAAAAGAACTTGAAAGATTAAATAAGGAAAAACAAAGATTAGAAAAGGAAATTGAAAGGGTACAAAAGAAACTTTCAAATGAAAAATTTGTAGCTAAGGCACCTCAAAAAGTTGTAGATGAAGAAAAGAACAAAGGAAAGAAATACAGTCAAATGCTTGAAGAAGTAATTGAAAGATTAAACAACTTAAGTAAATAA
- a CDS encoding Ig-like domain-containing protein — protein sequence MIKYLKYPFIAVMIFAACQFNSHNFVLADSVSSVSQDQVISTEDTSKVMAQGTSNSPTAKSTSQTSIVNSDDLNNVPLNKVWEVKFSQPVGLEAAKNSVKIIEKNTNKELPISITLSQNDCCINIAPLSKYNPSSEYILSIDANLISKYNKKLKNSVSVTFKTEALTITGIDDINVSINKGDSYKLPDQVAASMSDGSKKQVSVTWDKAFDLSLEAGTYTYQGSVSGYHNKVNLKLTINSLAPPDITKSKTDATFAWIWQLQNQVDTYGGIDNFISKLKSLGISNVCIKYHEGSSPSGGGVNFKNDFLKYVKKFKNAGFTVGTWGYNYFNYPQAEADLIIDALNNSDYYIFDPEDDVAGKTDQAEQVCQLVRSEKSDAVIGYASYPIATLHEDIPYSVFNKYCDFAAPQCYWGEMQWSMKGAVDGMINSYKELGLDKPIYPVIQTYNVSYYDLIDYLNYNFDCTGLWAVDDWDSTFTDFQSNRGSGFNKGSWMYKRPQ from the coding sequence TTGATTAAGTACTTAAAATATCCTTTTATAGCTGTAATGATTTTTGCAGCATGCCAATTTAATTCACATAATTTTGTACTAGCTGATAGTGTCTCTAGTGTATCACAAGATCAAGTTATTTCGACAGAGGATACTTCAAAAGTGATGGCACAAGGCACATCTAACTCTCCAACTGCCAAAAGTACATCTCAAACTTCGATAGTAAATTCAGATGACTTAAATAATGTACCTTTGAATAAAGTGTGGGAAGTTAAATTCAGCCAGCCAGTAGGTTTAGAAGCTGCAAAAAATAGTGTAAAAATTATAGAAAAGAATACTAATAAGGAATTACCAATAAGTATAACTTTAAGCCAAAATGACTGCTGTATTAATATAGCTCCTTTATCAAAATATAATCCTAGCAGCGAATACATATTAAGTATAGATGCTAATTTGATATCAAAATACAATAAAAAACTTAAAAATTCTGTAAGTGTTACCTTTAAAACGGAAGCACTTACAATAACAGGAATAGATGATATTAATGTATCTATAAACAAGGGCGACAGCTATAAGTTACCTGATCAAGTGGCTGCTTCTATGTCAGACGGCAGTAAAAAGCAAGTAAGTGTTACGTGGGACAAGGCTTTTGATCTATCACTTGAGGCAGGAACTTATACTTATCAAGGCAGTGTTTCTGGATATCATAACAAAGTTAATTTAAAATTGACAATAAATTCGTTAGCACCACCAGATATTACAAAGAGTAAAACTGATGCTACTTTTGCATGGATATGGCAGCTTCAAAATCAAGTAGATACGTATGGTGGAATAGATAACTTTATATCAAAGTTAAAGTCACTTGGAATAAGTAATGTATGCATTAAATATCATGAAGGTTCAAGTCCAAGTGGCGGCGGCGTTAACTTTAAAAATGACTTTTTGAAGTATGTTAAAAAATTTAAAAATGCAGGGTTTACAGTAGGTACTTGGGGTTATAATTACTTTAATTATCCTCAGGCTGAAGCTGATTTAATAATAGATGCTTTAAATAATAGTGATTATTATATTTTTGATCCTGAAGACGATGTCGCAGGTAAAACAGACCAGGCAGAACAAGTATGTCAGCTTGTAAGAAGTGAAAAATCTGATGCAGTAATAGGTTATGCATCTTATCCTATAGCGACACTCCATGAGGATATACCTTATTCAGTATTTAATAAATACTGTGATTTTGCTGCACCGCAATGTTATTGGGGTGAAATGCAGTGGTCAATGAAAGGCGCTGTAGATGGTATGATAAATTCTTACAAAGAACTTGGATTGGACAAGCCTATATATCCTGTAATACAAACTTATAATGTAAGTTATTATGATCTTATAGATTATCTTAACTATAACTTTGACTGTACTGGATTGTGGGCAGTTGATGATTGGGACAGCACATTTACAGATTTCCAGTCAAATAGAGGAAGCGGCTTTAATAAAGGAAGCTGGATGTATAAAAGACCGCAATAA
- the add gene encoding adenosine deaminase yields the protein MNLISLPKIELHCHLDGSVRPETIIDIAKKDEINIPSYDIQNIKRMVTAPLDCESLDEYLKRFQLPILVMQTKENLRRIAYELLEDSAKENVKYIEVRFAPLLHREKGLSIEEIIESVLNGIKDAEKKYDIKGNLILSCLKTMPVDTVFDVVEGGKKFLGKGVAAIDLAGSENEGFSKEFIEPIALAKKYGYRITIHAGETGIGKNVLEAIELLHAERIGHGIFIKDCAEAYKAVKEKGITLEMCTTSNVQTKAVQSFNTHPIYDFYKDGIKVTVNTDNRTVSNTTMTNEFNILLDEFHITYKDYKQIYYNSVNASFADLETKEKLKKYQPFFKRNNK from the coding sequence ATGAATTTAATATCTTTACCTAAAATTGAACTTCACTGCCATTTAGATGGAAGTGTTAGACCAGAAACAATTATTGATATAGCAAAAAAAGATGAGATTAACATTCCTTCTTATGATATTCAAAACATAAAAAGAATGGTTACTGCTCCATTAGACTGTGAATCTCTTGATGAATATTTAAAAAGATTTCAACTCCCAATATTAGTAATGCAGACAAAAGAGAATCTTAGAAGAATAGCTTACGAACTTCTTGAAGATTCTGCAAAGGAAAATGTAAAATATATAGAAGTAAGATTTGCTCCTTTACTCCACCGTGAAAAGGGATTAAGCATTGAAGAAATAATTGAAAGTGTATTAAATGGTATTAAGGATGCAGAAAAAAAGTATGATATAAAAGGAAATCTAATTTTATCATGTTTAAAAACTATGCCAGTTGATACAGTTTTTGATGTGGTAGAAGGCGGAAAAAAATTCCTTGGAAAAGGAGTTGCAGCAATAGATTTAGCTGGATCTGAAAACGAAGGATTTTCAAAAGAATTTATAGAGCCAATAGCTTTAGCTAAAAAATACGGATATAGAATAACAATTCATGCTGGTGAAACTGGAATAGGTAAAAATGTACTTGAAGCAATAGAGCTTTTACATGCTGAAAGGATTGGACATGGAATATTTATAAAAGATTGTGCTGAAGCATATAAAGCTGTTAAGGAAAAAGGAATTACACTTGAAATGTGCACGACAAGTAACGTTCAGACAAAAGCAGTACAATCTTTTAATACACATCCTATATATGACTTTTACAAAGATGGAATAAAGGTAACAGTTAATACTGATAATAGAACTGTATCAAATACAACTATGACTAATGAATTTAACATATTATTAGATGAATTTCATATCACCTATAAAGATTATAAACAAATTTACTACAACAGTGTTAATGCATCTTTTGCTGATTTAGAAACTAAAGAAAAATTAAAAAAATACCAACCCTTCTTTAAACGAAATAACAAGTAA
- a CDS encoding phage holin family protein translates to MQNNEKNQGENKSGGSTFFYWIMRLIFVAIVLAVTSFLTPGFTIRGLWSFLLAAVVITVLDYLVERLMGVDASPFGKGFKGFVISAIIIYLTQFLVANMRVSIIGALLAAVVIGIIDAVIPGRVM, encoded by the coding sequence ATGCAAAATAATGAAAAAAACCAAGGAGAGAATAAGTCAGGTGGTAGTACCTTTTTTTATTGGATAATGAGATTGATTTTTGTTGCAATTGTTTTAGCTGTAACATCATTTTTAACACCTGGATTTACTATTAGAGGATTGTGGTCATTTTTATTAGCTGCAGTTGTAATAACTGTACTTGATTATTTAGTTGAAAGGCTTATGGGAGTTGATGCATCACCTTTTGGAAAAGGTTTCAAGGGATTTGTTATTTCTGCAATAATAATTTATCTTACACAATTTTTAGTTGCAAATATGAGAGTATCTATAATAGGAGCATTATTAGCAGCTGTGGTTATTGGAATAATAGATGCAGTAATTCCAGGTAGAGTCATGTAA